In Arctopsyche grandis isolate Sample6627 chromosome 13, ASM5162203v2, whole genome shotgun sequence, one DNA window encodes the following:
- the LOC143920724 gene encoding ankyrin repeat domain-containing protein 40-like: protein MSSGDRLCECVSRGDAVAVIALLDSGVDPNYPSKLDGWTPLHWACKQSNIHMVSLLLSRGADTTIKTRSGLAARDLTSSFEIVALLQANESPSISPDYRSDRLPYDLPHNMVNKSEQVNQHSVQVIKVRIANSTDTDFIEIELPTLAATYLNLVKICCQELGITPEQVHRIRKLPDTRIRCDADVRRLKPLQELEVVLRECPSVLNMVSTNIYPSISTNKNQTVLY from the exons atGTCGTCGGGAGACCGCTTGTGTGAATGTGTAAGTCGAGGAGATGCAGTTGCAGTTATCGCTCTGCTGGACAGCGGCGTAGATCCCAATTACCCCTCCAAACTTGACGGATg GACGCCTCTGCACTGGGCTTGCAAACAGTCGAACATTCACATGGTATCGCTTCTACTATCGAGAGGTGCCGACACTACTATCAAAACCCGGTCTGGTCTCGCCGCTAGGGATCTAACTTCTTCCTTCGAAATAGTTGCTTTACTACAAGCAAATGAATCGCCTTCCATTTCGCCCGACTACCGATCGGATCGGTTACCTTATGACTTACCACACAACATGGTCAACAAAAGTGAGCAAGTCAACCAACATTCCGTTCAAG tgATAAAGGTGCGTATAGCAAACTCCACTGACACAGATTTCATCGAAATTGAACTGCCCACTCTCGCTGCCACATATCTGAATTTGGTTAAAATATGCTGCCAAGAACTTGGGATTACCCCTGAACAA GTACATAGAATAAGAAAACTTCCCGATACCAGAATTCGCTGTGATGCTGACGTTCGAAGATTAAAACCACTTCAAGAATTAGAAGTTGTCTTGAGAGAATGCCCATCCGTTTTAAACATGGTTTCTACTAACATTTACCCATCTATCTCCACTAACAAAAACCAAACTGTGTtgtactaa
- the waw gene encoding translation factor waclaw, with amino-acid sequence MFFKEHLLYKRLFLPLTYSRFRLVKRYCTKPNQKAIVDETSLKVPPIERIRNFSIIAHVDHGKSTLADRLLEFTGAIKSGVKNAQVLDQLQVERERGITVKAVTASLNYVYKDQNYLLNLIDTPGHVDFSNEVVRSVQVCQGAILLVDAAEGPRAQTVAVHSLATKNELTLLPVLNKIDLPRANPTKAKNQLFSLFNIEPNDVLEVSAKKGWGVENLVHSLIERIPPPNVSRDGPVKALVFDTWHDKYRGILCLAYIESGYLKLGDSVKWLSLNKINSVKHLFLLTPEEKEIRRAGAGQVVVFGCGPRGGGAVGDILLSSDTVTSHLKSKFEPNKLRHMVYAGIFPMSQSEYTNVQSAMNKLAMNDAGATISDDSSPALGQGWRIGFSGLLHMEVFTQRLFQEYKAEAIISAPSVPFKFRINQPKLIKKYGGEIITITNPCMMPAHTDIVEYFEPFVVGTIVTPIKYLGSLTALCLDHRGIPLNTTPLDEENISLQFRLPLSEILVEFHDIIKSITSGYANFDYNDDEYYSSPLAKVEILLNGEKVDELISIVHVSRVDYYGRRLVEKLKEKIPRQMVQIAIQATVNNKVIARETLQAYRKDVTAKLYGGDVTRRMKLLKQQADGKKQMRIETRIRIPRETLIEVLRKK; translated from the exons atgttttttaaagaaCATTTACTATACAAAAGATTATTTTTACCATTAACTTATTCAAGATTTCGTCTCGTTAAGAG ATATTGCACGAAACCTAATCAAAAGGCAATAGTAGATGAAACTAGCCTCAAAGTACCACCCATAGAGAGAATTAGGAATTTTAGTATCATAGCGCATGTAGATCACGGTAAAAGCACTTTAGCGGATCGATTGTTGGAGTTTACGGGTGCTATCAAATCTGGAGTAAAAAATGCGCAAGTGCTCGATCAATTACAG GTTGAACGTGAAAGAGGTATTACAGTAAAAGCTGTAACAGCTTCtttaaattatgtttataaaGATCAAAATTACCTACTAAATCTAATCGATACACCCGGCCATGTTGATTTTTCTAatgag gttGTTAGATCAGTTCAAGTTTGTCAAGGTGCTATACTTTTAGTGGATGCAGCTGAAGGTCCTCGAGCGCAAACCGTCGCTGTCCACTCTCTAGCTACCAAAAACGAATTAACTCTATTACCAGTACTCAATAAAATAGATTTACCACGTGCGAATCCAACCAAAGCTAAAAATCAACTTTTTTCACTATTCAACATTGAACCAAATGATGTTTTGGAAGTATCGGCCAAAAAAGGTTGGGGTGTGGAAAATTTGGTGCATTCCCTTATCGAAAGAATACCACCGCCTAACGTTTCTAGAGACGGCCCTGTTAAAGCCTTGGTTTTCGATACATGGCATGACAAGTATCGAGGAATTCTATGTCTGGCTTACATAGAGAGTGGCTACTTGAAATTGGGAGACTCGGTGAAATGGCTCTCGTTGAACAAAATAAATTCAGTCAAACATCTATTTTTACTTACACCAGAAGAAAAAGAGATCAGACGAGCCGGTGCTGGTCAAGTTGTCGTCTTCGGTTGCGGACCACGGGGAGGCGGTGCCGTTGGGGATATATTATTATCCTCAGATACCGTTACTAGTCATTTGAAGAGTAAATTCGAACCGAACAAATTAAGGCACATGGTATACGCTGGAATATTTCCAATGAGTCAATCTGAGTACACAAATGTTCAAAGTGCAATGAATAAATTAGCAATGAATGATGCAGGAGCTACGATCAGCGACGATTCCAG TCCTGCTTTAGGTCAAGGATGGCGAATTGGATTTTCAGGTTTATTACATATGGAAGTATTCACACAGCGTCTGTTTCAGGAGTACAAAGCTGAAGCTATTATTTCAGCTCCTTCTGTACCGTTTAAATTTAG AATCAATCAACCTAAACTTATCAAAAAATACGGTGGAGAAATCATCACCATTACAAATCCATGTATGATGCCTGCTCATACGGATATAGTGGAGTATTTCGAACCATTTGTTGtag GAACTATCGTAActccaataaaatatttaggttcACTTACAGCACTTTGTCTGGATCATAGAGGTATACCATTGAATACAACGCCATTAGACGAAGAAAATATATCACTTCAATTTCGCTTACCGTTATCTGAG ATACTCGTCGAATTTCATGACATTATCAAAAGCATAACTTCCGGCTATGCAAATTTTGATTACAACGATGACGAATACTATAGCAGTCCTCTGGCGaaa GTAGAGATTTTACTCAATGGTGAAAAGGTAGACGAATTGATTAGTATTGTTCATGTCAGTCGTGTAGACTATTATGGTAGAAGACTTgttgaaaaattgaaagagAAAATACCCCGTCAAATGGTCCAG atTGCCATTCAAGCTACAGTAAACAATAAAGTTATTGCTCGGGAGACTCTCCAAGCTTATAGGAAAGATGTAACGGCGAAATTG TATGGTGGTGATGTGACGCGACGTATGAAATTATTGAAACAACAAGCTGATGGTAAAAAGCAAATGAGAATCGAAACACGTATACGCATACCGAGAGAAACCCTAATAGAAGTacttcgaaaaaaataa
- the LOC143920723 gene encoding uncharacterized protein LOC143920723 encodes MKIKAFKSVKVEEITKKKPKNKVKPVKNYEKPQEGLFVKLAKPVEDDDNPKKFTRSTLKTKNNTIKAAKNSFSDDITKIDADADIKANVESDIILQALKVLRKLAQISDKKRNVLFDEAKPIALQIECIKIPDCVSRKLRFTLPHWLVTDTSEVCLFVADLKKGSRRDHEPTIHHYEDFLKEKGISCIKTVIPMRQVRVEYDQMEMKRRLLTQYDFFLADARISGLLAHKLGVTFSRKNQMPTPIKIDSANLKDTIEKALHKSVMKLHGTGHTYSLHVANGKHSDEEACENIQAVLLQLAKQFPGFWENIRAVHVKHPLSMAIPIYMTLKNKNTVEKTVIQPLLPATEMVEDELTTILGAKVKVYPGGRVKVRVDKSELDEESDQPQQPKSKKNRNKKSAKTEDVAVSQPKKRKTSNNSESIELAETPKCELNGNSFNSTLSEEAESQISNEDEESDDESNIDVSVNDDEVNEESDGTEDIEDSDEEDDDDESASE; translated from the exons atgaaaatcaagGCTTTCAAAAGTGTAAAAGTGGAAGAAATCACTAAGAAGAAGCCAAAAAACAAAGTGAAACCGGTCAAAAACTACGAAAAACCACAGGAAGGACTATTCGTTAAACTGGCAAAGCCGGTCGAAGACGATGATAATCCCAAAAAATTCACTCGCAGcactttaaaaacaaaaaataatacaattaaagcTGCAAAGAATTCTTTCAGTGACGATATAACGAAGATCGACGCAGATGCTGATATCAAAGCGAATGTCGAAAGTGATATTATTTTGCAAGCGTTGAAAGTTCTAAGAAAATTGGCACAAATTAGCGACAAGAAACGAAATGTTTTATTCGACGAAGCTAAACCTATCGCATTACAAATTGAGTGCATTAAAATACCGGATTGCGTTTCACGCAAGTTGAgatt CACTCTGCCACATTGGTTAGTCACTGATACGTCAGAAGTATGCTTATTCGTAGCCGATTTAAAAAAAGGCAGTCGGAGAGATCACGAACCTACTATACACCACTATGAAGATTTTTTAAAGGAGAAAGGAATATCATGT ataaaaacaGTAATACCCATGCGTCAAGTGCGTGTAGAGTACGATCAGATGGAAATGAAACGTCGCCTTTTGacacaatacgattttttcttAGCTGACGCTCGTATCAGTGGGCTTTTAGCACATAAACTTGGTGTAACTTTCTCCCGAAAGAACCAAATGCCCACACCGATTAAAATTGATTCAGCAAATCTGAAAGATACAATCGAAAAAGCATTACACAAAAGTGTTATGAAGTTACATGGTACAGGTCACACATATTCCCTTCATGTAGCTAACGGAAAGCATTCTGATGAAGAAGCGTGTGAAAATATTCAAGCTGTATTACTCCAACTTGCCAAACAGTTCCCAGGCTTTTGGGAGAATATCAGAGCAGTACATGTCAAGCATCCACTTTCGATGGCTATAcccatttatatgacattaa aaaatAAGAATACAGTTGAAAAAACAGTAATCCAACCTCTACTACCTGCCACTGAAATGGTCGAAGATGAATTGACAACAATATTGGGGGCTAAAGTTAAAGTATATCCTGGAGGTCGTGTAAAAGTTCGTGTAGATAAATCAGAACTAGACGAAGAAAG TGACCAACCTCAAcagccaaaatcaaaaaaaaatagaaataaaaaaagcgcAAAAACTGAAGATGTTGCAGTCAGTCAacccaaaaaaagaaaaacgagTAATAATAGTGAAAGTATTGAATTGGCTGAAACCCCCAAATGTGAACTAAATGGAAACTCATTTAATAGTACATTATCAGAAGAAGCTGAGTCACAAATCAGCAATGAAGATGAAGAGTCAGATGATGAGTCTAATATAGATGTTTCAGTAAATGACGATGAAGTGAATGAAGAAAGTGATGGTACTGAAGATATTGAAGATTCCGATGAAGAGGATGATGACGACGAATCAGCGAGTGaataa
- the LOC143920720 gene encoding uncharacterized protein LOC143920720, whose translation MLAEMSRLSGQQRPLHCYLLMSLWIFLLVAAMYKYIITVETLNMPKQFMLRRETHHNSFRGDNKLKKIVAKFCNAPENIQISAEGLSADDSWSLQGVIGIIRHGDRGPLTHVRDIENVNCDASNPTTLLQRYQEYINNATGAGRAPWAQSPGPFHNFPLLPSAPTTACRLGQLTLVGVQQLLTTGALLRKAYSSKFGWNSQPNNTNTTVFEKPSSALSNQKFPTKQINNDVHDAKIKTIDKDNYKTTKTDIKNAIKSGNTKSDLSIDPKVSIGKPAEGDIVVHSTRYRRALQSALALVWAMLDGHPAVGSAIAHESPSLAFCSSDCACPAADKYAKILSRELKDRLETHPAISELVTQLSKVISQSPSQISSDPHILEDALLAYLCHAAPLPCVEKPIELPKVKKSNHDKLSNSKSDSKMRNLLKSNENPLRRLLFNAPPSYIGEQFRVKRDIKARSLDMRPKVAPLDFDSQMEKEKLGYYQQKLLENADSNYQDVILVKRNMDGDFNFNGDSPGVLDGQDTDDSDDYEEREEDERKVGKSANTETLCIRKDQVTGLFAYTDWEMKQSIKSKNLKRVSLLRAYGMIRHIVQYVLKMISENKPKFVLFSGHDKTLQYLSLALGLASENFLHIQYASRIVIEVYKNIGKEHVMKGYVNNRPPRMTAPLDFYFRLVMNGADVTNQLSFCKGNNHIVIEGNRLVNGVNKSSKSYLCRIENIIRFTHEDYFTVFNATNFKDACSVH comes from the exons atgcTCGCCGAGATGTCTCGTCTCTCCGGTCAGCAACGACCCCTTCACTGCTATCTCCTCATGAGCTTATGGATATTTCTTCTTGTCGCTG ctatgtataaatacatcatCACTGTAGAGACATTGAACATGCCAAAACAATTCATGCTGCGCCGAGAAACTCATCATAATAGTTTTAGGGGAGACAATAAACTGAAGAAGATTGTTGCTAAATTTTGCAATGCTcctgaaaatatacaaataagcgCTGAAG GACTGTCTGCCGACGATTCATGGTCACTTCAAGGTGTCATAGGCATAATCAGACACGGGGACCGAGGACCGTTGACCCATGTGCGTGACATTGAAAATGTCAATTGCGATGCTTCTAACCCGACAACGCTGCTTCAAAG GTATCaggaatatataaataatgctaCGGGAGCAGGTCGTGCACCTTGGGCCCAAAGTCCAGGGCCATTTCATAACTTTCCGCTCCTTCCTTCGGCTCCAACGACTGCTTGCCGACTGGGGCAATTGACTCTTGTTGGTGTTCAGCAACTGCTTACAACAGGAGCACTATTGAGAAAAGCATATTCATCTAAATTTGGGTGGAACTCTCAGcctaataatacaaatacaacaG tttttgagaAACCGTCTTCGGCTCTTAGTAATCAGAAATTTCCAACGAAGCAAATTAACAATGATGTTCATGAcgctaaaataaaaacaatagataaagataattataaaactacaaAGACCGATATTAAAAATGCTATCAAATCTGGAAATACGAAAAGCGATTTGTCTATAGATCCGAAAGTGTCAATCGGAAAACCTGCTGAAG GTGATATTGTCGTACACAGTACTAGATATAGGAGAGCTTTACAATCTGCGTTAGCATTAGTGTGGGCAATGCTAGATGGCCATCCTGCAGTCGGAAGCGCAATCGCACATGAATCACCGAGTCTAGCATTCTGTTCGAGCGATTGTGCATGTCCTGCTGCTGATAAATATGCCAA aattttgtcCCGTGAATTGAAAGATCGCTTAGAAACGCATCCAGCCATCAGTGAATTGGTTACTCAGTTGTCGAAAGTCATATCGCAGTCTCCATCGCAAATTTCGAGTGATCCACACATTTTAGAAGATGCTCTGTTAGCTTATTTATGTCATGCAGCTCCATTACCTTGCGTAGAAAAACCTATAGAGCTACCTAAGGTTAAGAAATCAAATCATGACAAATTGAGCAATTCCAAGTCGGATAGTAAAATGCGAAATTTGCtcaaatcaaatgaaaatcCATTGAGACGATTATTATTTAATGCACCACCATCGTATATCGGGGAGCAGTTCAGGGTGAAACGGGATATAAAAGCGAGATCTTTGGATATGCGTCCCAAAGTGGCACCATTAGACTTTGATAGTCAAATGGAAAAGGAAAAATTGGGTTATTATCAGCAAAAGTTGTTAGAGAATGCCGATTCTAATTATCAAGACGTTATTTTGGTGAAGAGGAATATGGATGGAGACTTTAATTTCAACGGTGATTCTCCTGGTGTACTTGACGGGCAAGATACGGACGATTCCGATGATTATGAAGAGCGAGAAGAAGACGAGCGTAAAGTGGGGAAATCGGCTAACACGGAAACATTGTGCATTCGTAAGGATCAAGTAACTGGGTTGTTTGCTTATACCGATTGGGAAATGAAGCAATCCATCAAAAGTAAAAATCTGAAGAGAGTATCTCTGCTGAGAGCTTATGGTATGATACGCCACATAGTGCAATATGTGTTGAAAATGATTTCCGAAAACAAGCCCAAGTTTGTGCTCTTCTCGGGTCACGATAAGACATTGCAATATTTGAGCTTAGCGTTGGGTTTGGCGTCTGAGAATTTCCTCCATATTCAATACGCATCTAGAATTGTTATCGAAGTGTATAAGAATATTGGCAAAGAGCACGTAATGAAAGGCTATGTGAACAATCGTCCGCCGAGAATGACGGCTCCGCTAGATTTTTATTTTCGCTTGGTGATGAATGGTGCAGATGTCACGAACCAGCTGAGCTTTTGCAAAGGGAATAATCATATCGTGATTGAGGGGAATAGACTCGTGAACGGTGTGAATAAAAGCAGTAAATCATATCTGTGTCGAATTGAAAACATTATCAGGTTCACTCATGAAGATTATTTCACGGTTTTCAATGCGACTAACTTTAAAGATGCGTGCTCCGTTCACTAA
- the rempA gene encoding intraflagellar transport protein rempA encodes MTLFFDSKVDFGEDVITTILEWHQMESLLAIASYSQKKGGIISIVDEYGNSFEENEQLSQTGQQASALSWHPQKSLLIVGWEGGNLHLWRNGVGWQSLQAPHSAPPLLLAWSTGGGRLIISDAASAVTGWKSTTSGLLMAYHLTVDEPLTHVAFCPHDTGVSEGIVRGLAKAAIAGDEGALDVLASWRPRTAPRVAGAPGDNHSLYAAQQNGNILYIDDSGTCSEILPSIGIVHFMEMSSSNCLIIAWESGGTLSLTSFTSSINRKVLDAKMHVKMTTRVGLSICSAGGSLIAILSGETVVRIWDSETNDNFTLPFDEKSPTHNTEIFTCMAYSSSNSALCCGSNQGKIFIWRKDHHGTWNMINTSSVKGNVKQICWGSEAGVRPLLAVNSITSVLILREQSICWGYTNQVWGIQKGPTNIMLEGLKGAVTNINTDLGIKALCLNETYVAVTDGKFIQVFKISKDTFNFLPIHKFSWSTETLLIHEETLVGIVGNHIEAKTTSGISLGPLPTIDNEGEPIGISRTDCYLAIATMDGSIKIVEITKKGFRSHYNPKNCYQLFDDFGEIMYASVNSAGRLVCLAIASANLVPEPTLYVWDAANDTLNFIDLRGKEGETCIPITICWDSVDPRLVACHIRSSKEDSIKCYFVHNEGFVEYRNWSKENPNGQNLCSVSAPFVICMQDAKLVKNIMFEFIGSEDCESVIRGHLLDYLYHMTVGNMEQAVVSIGHTKAGEAVWEALARSCVHQKRLDVASVCLAKMNNVKGALALHMAMENPKLGLKSRTAILALHLGMLDEAKSLLEEDGRFDLLSRMTAATRGGLEKLTQSSVEGEATLLVKNAYFKLGCLKRDSHALDEASVAFQKAGVEVPHVPRMLLQSGQIDSLKRKVESSQNPELHSWWAHYQESQGELEGALEAYAKAGDAGAQARLLCHMDRLQDAQSLADNPSAAYYIARHLELQPEQAEESIKYYMRAGASAAAVRCATEAQLWDQVAKAGAATATIGGNAHTLLAAAALEKVGRAPAAASLYHQAGKLHKAVEVALSAEMDSGVEALTRVANSVIAGGPGSCSPALARQLVTSLLSTNQHQHAAIILATAKLFDEALDLIEEHNIEISEELAERLTPEKESPNRAEILEKLADLLGQHGYYHLAAKKLTQAGDKVAAMRWLVKSGDVDKMVFFASVSRDRTVYLMAARALQAADWRARPDLLRHVASFYTKARAPRPLAAFYAACAQQEIDDYQNYEKAAGAFSEALRCLTRSNDPMAATDAAMLQTQADHVRQYLSVEKSFNHGDYQGGLSAAQQLLDELDDRGPVRPYHLLQLMATKSADAGYTSNAKEFADQAKVLEKRAEFLEPERRGNETPPSDQEVPEDLIDN; translated from the exons ATGACGCTTTTTTTTGATAGTAAAGTTGACTTTGGCGAAGACGTTATTACTACTATACTTGAATGGCATCAAATGGAATCATTGTTGGCTATCGCTTCTTACAGTCAAAAGAAAGGCGGTATTATATCCATAGTTGATGAATAT GGGAACTCTTTTGAAGAGAATGAACAACTCTCACAGACAGGGCAACAAGCGAGCGCTCTCTCTTGGCATCCCCAAAAGTCACTTTTGATAGTCGGATGGGAGGGTGGAAATCTTCACTTGTGGAGGAATGGCGTAGGTTGGCAATCGTTACAGGCTCCTCATTCGGCACCACCACTTTTACTCGCTTGGAGTACCGGAGGAGGTCGTTTAATTATATCAGATGCAGCTAGCGCTGTTACTGGTTGGAAATCGACAACGTCTGGCCTCCTGATGGCTTATCATTTAACTGTTGACGAACCGCTCACTCACGTTGCATTCTGTCCTCATGATACAGGCGTCAGCGAAGGTATTGTAAGAGGTTTAGCAAAAGCTGCTATCGCCGGAGATGAAGGAGCTTTGGATGTATTAGCATCTTGGAGACCGCGAACAGCTCCACGTGTTGCTGGAGCACCTGGTGATAATCATTCATTGTATGCAGCTCAACAAAATGGGAATATTCTTTATATAGATGACTCTGGTACATGTTCGGAAATATTACCGTCTATTGGTATAGTACATTTTATGGAAATGAGTTCATCCAATTGCTTGATTATTGCATGGGAAAGTGGAGGCACGCTCAGCTTGACATCATTTACGTCTAGCATTAATAGAAAAGTTTTGGATGCCAAAATGCACGTCAAGATGACAACCCGAGTTGGTTTAAGTATATGTAGCGCTGGAGGATCATTGATTGCTATTTTATCTGGTGAAACGGTTGTGCGGATTTGGGATAGTGAAACAAACGATAATTTCACTCTGCCATTTGATGAGAAATCCCCCACACACAATACTGAGATTTTTACATGCATGGCTTACAGTTCATCGAATTCCGCCTTATGCTGTGGATCAAATCAAGGCAAAATATTCATCTGGCGCAAAGATCATCATGGCACTTGGAACATGATAAACACATCTTCAGTGAAGGGAAATGTCAAACAGATATGTTGGGGATCCGAAGCCGGTGTAAGACCATTGCTAGCTGTTAATAGTATAACGAGTGTATTGATTTTGAGAGAGCAATCGATTTGTTGGGGTTATACTAATCAAGTTTGGGGCATCCAAAAAGGTCCTACTAATATCATGCTGGAAGGCCTCAAAGGAGCTGTTACTAATATAAATACAGATTTGGGCATCAAAGCATTATGTCTCAACGAGACTTATGTAGCTGTTACTGATGGTAAatttattcaa GTATTTAAAATTAGTAAGGATACATTTAACTTTTTACCGATACATAAATTTTCCTGGTCAACTGAAACCCTGCTTATACATGAAGAAACTTTAGTAGGTATAGTAGGAAATCACATTGAAGCTAAAACTACTTCAGGTATCTCATTAGGACCTCTTCCAACTATCGATAATGAGGGTGAACCCATTGGAATTTCACGCACCGATTGCTATTTGGCCATAGCTACAATGGATGgtagtataaaaattgtagaaataacaaaaaaaggatTTCGTTCTCATTATAACCCAAAAAATTGTTATCAACTCTTTGACGATTTTGGTGAAATAATGTACGCTTCGGTCAATAGTGCAGGAAGATTAGTGTGTTTGGCTATAGCATCGGCTAATCTTGTTCCAGAaccaacattatatgtatgggACGCTGCTAATGATACATTGAATTTTATCGACCTCAGAGGTAAAGAAGGTGAAACTTGCATTCCAATAACTATATGTTGGGATTCAGTAGATCCTCGTTTAGTCGCTTGTCACATACGGTCATCCAAGGAAGATTCAATCAAATGCTATTTCGTACACAATGAAGGATTCGTTGAGTACCGAAACTGGTCTAAAGAAAATCCAAATGGACAAAATTTATGTTCCGTATCCGCTCCATTTGTGATATGTATGCAAGATGCAAAATTAGTCAAAAATATCATGTTTGAATTTATTGGATCGGAAGATTGTGAATCAGTCATCCGCGGTCATTTGTTAGATTATTTGTATCATATGACTGTTGGAAATATGGAGCAAGCGGTGGTATCGATTGGTCATACTAAAGCAGGAGAAGCTGTCTGGGAAGCGCTGGCTCGTTCCTGCGTACATCAGAAGCGTTTGGATGTAGCGTCTGTGTGTTTGGCGAAAATGAACAATGTTAAAGGAGCTCTCGCACTGCATATGGCTATGGAAAATCCGAAACTAGGTCTCAAATCCCGTACTGCAATACTGGCCCTGCACTTGGGTATGTTAGATGAAGCGAAGTCATTACTGGAAGAAGATGGTCGCTTCGATTTGTTGTCTCGTATGACGGCGGCTACGAGAGGTGGCCTGGAAAAGTTGACTCAGAGTTCGGTGGAAGGTGAGGCTACGTTGCTGGTTAAAAATGCCTATTTTAAACTGGGATGCTTGAAACGGGATTCCCATGCGCTGGATGAAGCATCAGTGGCATTTCAAAAGGCTGGCGTAGAAGTTCCACACGTACCTCGCATGCTATTGCAGTCAGGTCAGATCGATTCTCTCAAACGCAAGGTGGAAAGTTCTCAAAATCCAGAACTACATTCGTGGTGGGCACACTATCAAGAGAGCCAGGGAGAGCTTGAGGGAGCCCTCGAAGCCTATGCCAAGGCAGGTGATGCTGGCGCTCAAGCTCGCTTACTCTGTCATATGGATCGTTTGCAGGACGCTCAAAGTTTAGCCGATAATCCTTCAGCAGCTTATTATATAGCTCGTCACTTGGAACTTCAGCCTGAGCAAGCTGAAGAATCtattaag TATTACATGCGAGCTGGAGCATCAGCAGCAGCCGTACGTTGTGCAACAGAGGCTCAACTTTGGGATCAAGTAGCCAAAGCTGGTGCTGCAACGGCAACCATTGGAGGAAATGCACACACATTATTAGCAGCAGCAGCTTTGGAAAAAGTTGGCCGTGCACCAGCAGCGGCATCCCTCTATCATCAAGCCG gtAAACTTCACAAAGCGGTGGAAGTAGCTTTGAGTGCAGAAATGGATTCTGGAGTCGAGGCTTTAACTCGAGTAGCTAATTCTGTCATTGCTGGAGGACCTGGTAGTTGTTCTCCTGCCTTGGCGCGACAGTTAGTTACCTCGTTGTTATCCACGAATCAACATCAACATGCCGCTATTATTTTGGCCACTGCTAAATTG TTCGACGAAGCTTTGGATTTGATAGAAGAGCACAATATAGAAATATCTGAGGAGTTAGCAGAACGATTGACACCTGAAAAGGAATCACCAAATCGAGCAGAAATTTTAGAAAAGTTAGCCGATCTGTTGGGACAGCACGGTTATTATCATTTAGCTGCGAAAAAACTTACACAAGCTGGAGATAAG GTGGCTGCTATGCGTTGGTTGGTAAAATCAGGCGACGTAGACAAGATGGTATTCTTTGCATCAGTTTCAAGAGATCGGACTGTTTATTTGATGGCAGCTAGGGCACTTCAAGCGGCTGATTGGCGTGCTAGACCAGACCTACTGCGTCATGTTGCGTCGTTTTATACTAAAGCAAGAGCTCCTCGTCCTCTAGCTGCTTTTTACGCAGCTTGCGCACAACAAGAAATAGACGATTACCag AATTATGAAAAAGCTGCTGGAGCATTTTCCGAAGCTCTTAGGTGTCTCACACGCTCTAACGATCCTATGGCGG caACTGATGCTGCAATGCTTCAGACTCAAGCTGATCATGTTCGACAGTACCTGAGTGTTGAAAAGTCTTTTAATCATGGAGATTATCAAGGAG GATTATCAGCTGCTCAGCAGTTGCTGGATGAATTAGATGATAGAGGACCAGTACGTCCTTATCATCTGTTACAACTCATGGCGACGAAAAGTGCAGATGCTGGGTATACTTCCAATGCCAAAG aaTTTGCTGACCAAGCAAAAGTTTTGGAAAAGCGCGCTGAATTTTTGGAACCTGAAAGAAGAGGAAATGAGACTCCGCCGTCTGACCAAGAAGTGCCTGAAGATTTAATAGATAACTGA